The Podospora pseudocomata strain CBS 415.72m chromosome 1 map unlocalized CBS415.72m_1, whole genome shotgun sequence genome has a segment encoding these proteins:
- a CDS encoding uncharacterized protein (COG:S; EggNog:ENOG503PSZ9) has product MGSVATNARGSIDARKSAKITKAQESRPPSDAPAIYVDLIDPDIGYGVFAARDFSKGDFIFHEAPLIDPTDFCELREFNDEHHGPGQMLDLVTALSLADASQMRFAFPKLAAELGKTLPTSQELTGADLNPLLGTRLVHGQLAWPPNELWEKYDKYIKRIREGVVARGGGSKASVEDRVKIAADFFRSHAFQAEIEGNQNPHPATTRPATIYLLASLVNHCCQPPGARRVLKRRTAAEDSPVVARETPELRLANFLAILKKESENADNTASSSKSPSTGGKAGTSDNNTAIGSGSKNNADDPDAITPAPKTAQESTGTKDFSEHSDPDDGEEEEDNASGSNSLNQRQRGPNCEWRIGPGQLAKFVLPHHIAVKATRDIKAGEELTWDYGKKKQGFSCRCATCRAGTGRSCCYL; this is encoded by the exons ATGGGGTCGGTTGCCACCAACGCAAGGGGCTCAATTGATGCCCGCAAATCAGCCAAA ATCACAAAAGCTCAAGAGTCTCGTCCACCCAGTGACGCACCCGCAATTTACGTCGACTTGATTGACCCGGACATTGGCTATGGCGTCTTCGCTGCCCGTGACTTCAGCAAGGGGGATTTCATCTTCCACGAGGCCCCTTTGATTGACCCAACAGACTTCTGCGAGCTACGTGAGTTCAACGATGAGCACCATGGACCAGGGCAGATGCTAGATCTTGTCACTGCGTTGTCGTTGGCTGACGCCTCCCAAATGCGGTTTGCCTTCCCTAAGCTGGCCGCGGAGCTTGGCAAGACATTGCCTACCTCCCAGGAACTCACAGGTGCCGATTTGAATCCACTTTTGGGGACAAGACTTGTACATGGGCAACTGGCTTGGCCTCCAAATGAGTTGTGGGAGAAGTATGACAAGTATATCAAGCGCATCAGGGAGGGAGTTGTGGCTCGAGGCGGTGGCTCCAAGGCATCTGTCGAGGACAGAGTGAAGATCGCAGCCGACTTTTTCAGGAGTCATGCCTTCCAGGCCGAGATAGAGGGAAACCAGAACCCACATCCCGCGACGACGCGGCCTGCCACTATATACCTCCTGGCAAGTTTGGTCAACCATTGCTGTCAACCCCCCGGGGCCAGACGGGTACTCAAGAGGAGGACAGCAGCTGAGGATTCGCCCGTTGTTGCCCGAGAAACCCCAGAGCTCCGCCTCGCAAACTTCCTCGCAattttgaagaaggagagtgAAAATGCAGACAACacggccagcagcagcaaaagtcCCAGCACCGGTGGCAAGGCGGGTACCAGTGACAACAATACTGCCATCGGCAGCGGTAGCAAAAACAATGCCGACGATCCAGACGCCATTACCCCAGCCCCCAAGACGGCACAAGAGTCCACTGGCACCAAGGACTTCAGCGAACACTCTGACCCtgacgacggcgaggaagaagaagacaatGCGTCGGGTTCGAATTCCCTCAACCAACGGCAGCGAGGACCCAACTGCGAGTGGCGCATTGGCCCAGGGCAGCTCGCAAAGTTTGTACTACCGCATCACATTGCTGTGAAGGCTACGAGGGATATcaaggctggggaggagctCACGTGGGACTAtggaaagaagaagcaagGGTTTTCTTGTCGTTGTGCGACGTGCCGTGCCGGGACGGGCAGGTCTTGCTGTTATTTGTGA